In Brevibacillus brevis, a genomic segment contains:
- a CDS encoding chromate transporter produces MIYLQLFWAFFISNILGYGGGPPSIPLIQNEVVDHYNWMSVKEFGEMLAVGNALPSPIATKLAGYVGYQVAGIPGATVALFATVAPTAIAMILLLQFINIFRSAPQVKAMTQSVRPIVTVLLGTMTYQFVLGAVEGIGWMQTIILSVASYLLLETWKVHPAIVIVAAMVYGFIFIG; encoded by the coding sequence ATGATTTACCTGCAGTTATTTTGGGCGTTTTTCATCTCCAACATCTTGGGGTACGGCGGCGGTCCGCCCAGCATTCCGCTGATCCAGAACGAAGTGGTCGATCATTACAATTGGATGTCGGTAAAGGAATTCGGGGAAATGCTGGCGGTAGGCAACGCGCTGCCCAGCCCGATCGCGACAAAGCTGGCCGGTTATGTCGGCTATCAGGTAGCGGGTATACCGGGAGCGACGGTGGCGCTGTTTGCAACGGTGGCTCCGACTGCGATTGCGATGATCCTGCTGCTGCAATTCATCAATATTTTCCGCAGCGCACCGCAAGTAAAAGCCATGACCCAGTCGGTACGCCCGATCGTCACGGTGCTCTTGGGCACCATGACCTACCAATTTGTCTTGGGGGCAGTGGAAGGAATCGGATGGATGCAGACGATCATCCTGTCAGTGGCTTCCTACCTGCTTCTGGAAACCTGGAAGGTCCATCCTGCTATCGTCATCGTAGCAGCAATGGTGTACGGGTTTATCTTCATAGGCTAA
- a CDS encoding chromate transporter, producing MIYWQLFLAFFRIGIFGFGGGPTMVPLFHTECVKKYKWVTDEDFADNLALGNALPGPIGTKLAAFIGYRVKGWKGALVANIGVVLPVVVAMICLLEVIYKWKDAPGVYGMIQAIGPVIAVMTGVLTWEFLQKSWQGASNKGGVSISLALSLVALLFLDWHPGIVVAIALVISFGYSTWSVRKRKKKDGKEGAA from the coding sequence ATGATTTACTGGCAATTGTTTCTCGCGTTTTTCCGCATCGGTATTTTCGGTTTCGGGGGAGGACCGACGATGGTTCCCCTGTTCCATACCGAATGCGTCAAGAAGTATAAGTGGGTCACGGATGAAGACTTTGCAGACAACCTGGCGCTCGGCAACGCGCTCCCCGGTCCGATCGGCACCAAGCTGGCCGCCTTTATCGGGTACAGGGTCAAAGGGTGGAAGGGCGCGCTGGTCGCCAATATCGGGGTCGTCCTGCCTGTCGTCGTCGCCATGATCTGCCTTTTGGAGGTCATTTACAAGTGGAAAGACGCACCCGGCGTGTACGGCATGATTCAGGCGATCGGACCTGTCATCGCCGTCATGACGGGAGTGCTTACCTGGGAGTTCTTGCAGAAGTCGTGGCAAGGGGCCTCCAATAAAGGCGGGGTCAGCATTTCGCTCGCTCTCTCGCTTGTCGCGCTGCTCTTTCTCGACTGGCATCCGGGTATCGTCGTGGCAATCGCGCTGGTGATTTCCTTTGGCTACTCCACTTGGTCGGTCCGCAAGCGCAAGAAGAAGGACGGCAAGGAGGGCGCAGCATGA